In Deltaproteobacteria bacterium, the following are encoded in one genomic region:
- a CDS encoding MBL fold metallo-hydrolase: protein MPTVTKGVYFIPGQDELIPDSHVYLIGKPETKDLSLVDAGLMGKGDYKVRSIRDAGIEPEDVKRIIMTHTHLDHIGCFKEIKQEMPWLELWVHEVEAAPLEGGDERTVYGMDMFKAMVVAQYNLKPGDFTFKVDRMLKEGDQLDLGGMTWEVLHVPGHSAGSIALYEPKDKILIPGDTVYADFAIGRFDLHGADAAALKNSLLRLADLEVEILLPGHNRIMKDVPGGYIAETARQWEAYLV, encoded by the coding sequence ATGCCCACAGTGACAAAAGGAGTGTATTTCATTCCCGGCCAAGATGAATTGATCCCTGATTCCCATGTCTACCTTATTGGGAAGCCGGAGACAAAGGACCTTTCCCTTGTTGATGCGGGACTCATGGGAAAAGGGGATTACAAGGTCCGGAGCATCCGGGATGCCGGTATCGAACCGGAAGATGTCAAGAGAATCATCATGACCCATACCCATCTGGACCATATCGGCTGTTTCAAGGAGATCAAGCAGGAAATGCCCTGGCTGGAACTCTGGGTCCACGAGGTGGAGGCCGCACCCCTCGAGGGTGGAGACGAGAGAACGGTTTACGGTATGGATATGTTCAAAGCGATGGTTGTGGCCCAGTACAATTTGAAGCCGGGGGATTTTACCTTTAAGGTGGACAGGATGCTCAAGGAAGGAGACCAGCTTGATCTCGGAGGCATGACCTGGGAAGTCCTCCATGTCCCGGGGCATTCCGCAGGATCAATCGCCCTCTATGAACCCAAGGATAAAATCCTCATCCCCGGGGATACCGTTTATGCCGATTTCGCCATTGGTCGGTTTGACCTCCATGGTGCCGATGCCGCCGCCTTGAAGAACTCCCTGTTGCGGCTTGCAGATCTGGAGGTGGAAATACTTCTGCCCGGGCACAACCGGATCATGAAAGATGTGCCTGGAGGCTATATCGCTGAAACGGCCAGGCAGTGGGAGGCCTATCTGGTCTGA
- a CDS encoding ABC transporter ATP-binding protein encodes MLLIEDLKVKLGDRILLKDIHLEIQPGETHVLFGPNGSGKTSLLMTIMGYPQYQVLSGRILFKGEDITYMPVHERAQLGIGMSYQRPPTINGLKTRQMVKICARGEVDEEALAARVNFTEFLDRDVNAGFSGGEIKRSELLQLMAQDPDLMLFDEPESGVDMENISLVGKTIAELLQKDLSVNHTKSKMQKRMERTKMGLIITHTGYILDYVTADKGQVLYDGMLSCVSNPREILSCVAQSGYKECVRCITGTN; translated from the coding sequence ATGCTTCTCATTGAAGACTTGAAGGTGAAACTGGGGGACCGGATCCTGTTGAAAGACATTCATCTGGAGATTCAGCCGGGTGAGACCCATGTCCTCTTTGGTCCCAACGGTTCCGGAAAGACATCCCTCCTGATGACCATCATGGGGTACCCCCAGTATCAGGTGCTTTCCGGAAGGATTCTTTTCAAAGGAGAAGACATTACCTATATGCCCGTCCACGAACGGGCCCAGCTTGGGATCGGCATGTCCTATCAGCGCCCTCCGACCATAAACGGCTTGAAGACGCGCCAGATGGTCAAGATATGCGCCAGGGGCGAAGTGGATGAGGAGGCCCTTGCGGCCCGGGTTAATTTCACCGAATTTCTCGATCGGGACGTGAATGCCGGTTTTTCGGGTGGAGAGATCAAGCGTTCGGAACTGCTGCAGCTCATGGCCCAGGATCCGGACCTGATGCTTTTCGATGAACCTGAATCCGGCGTGGACATGGAAAACATCTCCCTTGTGGGCAAAACAATCGCGGAATTACTACAGAAAGATCTGTCCGTGAACCACACCAAGTCCAAGATGCAGAAGAGGATGGAACGGACCAAGATGGGTTTGATCATCACCCACACGGGATACATCCTGGATTATGTGACCGCGGATAAGGGCCAGGTGCTTTACGACGGGATGCTCAGTTGCGTCAGCAATCCCAGGGAGATCCTGAGTTGTGTGGCGCAATCGGGATACAAGGAGTGCGTGAGATGTATAACAGGGACGAACTAA